A single Capricornis sumatraensis isolate serow.1 chromosome 20, serow.2, whole genome shotgun sequence DNA region contains:
- the EXOSC6 gene encoding exosome complex component MTR3: MPGDHRRIRGPEESQPPQLYAADEGEAPAPRDPARLRPVYARAGLLSQAKGSAYLEAGGTKVLCAVSGPRPAEGGERGGGPAGAGGEAPAALRGRLLCDFRRAPFSGRRRRAPPGGGEERELALALQEALEPAVRLGRYPRAQLEVSALLLEDGGSALAAALTAAALALADAGVEMYDLVVGCGLSRAPAPAPAWLLDPTLLEEERAAAGLTVALMPVLNQVAGLLGSGEGGPTESWAEAVRLGLEGCQRLYPVLQQCLVRAARRRGAAAPL; encoded by the coding sequence ATGCCCGGGGACCACCGCCGCATCCGCGGGCCCGAGGAGTCGCAGCCGCCGCAGCTGTACGCGGCCGACGAGGGCGAGGCGCCGGCCCCTCGCGACCCGGCACGGCTGCGGCCGGTGTACGCGCGCGCCGGGCTGCTGAGCCAGGCCAAGGGCTCGGCCTACCTGGAGGCGGGCGGCACCAAGGTGCTGTGCGCCGTGTCGGGCCCGCGCCCGGCCGAGGGCGGTGAGCGCGGCGGCGGCCCGGCCGGGGCGGGCGGCGAGGCCCCCGCGGCGCTGCGCGGCCGCCTGCTCTGCGACTTCCGCCGCGCGCCCTTCTCGGGCCGCCGGCGCCGCGCCCCACCGGGCGGCGGCGAGGAGCGCGAGCTGGCGCTGGCGCTGCAGGAAGCGCTCGAGCCGGCCGTGCGCCTGGGCCGCTACCCGCGCGCGCAGCTGGAGGTGTCGGCGCTGCTGCTGGAGGACGGCGGCTCTGCGCTGGCCGCCGCGCTCACAGCCGCCGCGCTCGCCCTGGCCGACGCGGGCGTCGAGATGTACGACCTGGTGGTGGGCTGCGGCCTGAGCCGCGCGCCGGCGCCCGCGCCCGCCTGGCTGCTGGACCCCACGCTGCTGGAGGAGGAGCGCGCCGCCGCCGGCCTCACCGTGGCGCTCATGCCGGTGCTCAACCAGGTGGCTGGGCTGCTGGGCAGCGGGGAGGGCGGCCCGACCGAGAGCTGGGCGGAGGCCGTGCGCCTGGGGCTCGAGGGCTGCCAGCGCCTCTACCCCGTTCTCCAGCAGTGCTTGGTGCGGGCCGCCCGCCGGAGGGGTGCCGCTGCGCCCCTCTGA